The Castanea sativa cultivar Marrone di Chiusa Pesio chromosome 11, ASM4071231v1 genome contains a region encoding:
- the LOC142615673 gene encoding nitrate regulatory gene2 protein: MGCAASKLDNEDTVRRCKERRSLMKQAVYARHHLAAAHADYIRSLHRTGSALFTFAQGEHLSVSHQTPAVLLHSPSTHIPPRVPSQSPPPPPPQPQQPQPHPRFSPSPSPSPTIQTSKLPHILSASSTPRRVKTTAKVAKRRQPKLPHILSESSLASSTPRSESFGHFGNYGPTAYQASSTYSSTPSQSQASSVWNWENFYPPSPPDSEFFHQRAQSLGDPLRSHHLDLDYDDDDEEHEGEVHDGHGTEKSEYDFFEKKVENNRKIPETTTTEQREEVECSEWGDHYSTTTSSSDEEEEEEDNEEGARGRGDEDDRDLRSEIGARSNFGSSVRAESVRSELPRKYPTRSEKLEDAAASSSSAGMSYTAGDISDRRMVVRHKDLKEIVEAIKEYFDKEAAAGDQVSEMLEVGRAQLDRSFRQLKKTVYHSNSMLSNLSSSWTSKPPLAVRYRLDAGSLDEPGGPKSLCCTLDRLLAWEKKLYGEVKAREGVKIECEKKLSALQSQEYKGEDETKLDKTKASINKLKSLRIVTSQAVSTTSTAIIGLRDSDLVPQLVELCHGFMYMWRSMHQYHEVQNDIVQQVRGLVNQSTKVDSTSELHRQATRDLESAVSAWHSSFCRLIRFQRDFIRSLHGWFKLTLLPVDNDNINANRETSDVYAFCDEWKLALERVPDTVASEAIKSFVNVVHVITVKQSEEFKIRKRTETASKELEKKASSLRNIEKKFYNSYSMVGIGLPDAGPDNGQALDARDPLAEKKSELTACQRRVEDEMLRHSKAVEVTRAMTLNNLQTGLPGVFGALTNFSALFTEALQTVCNRSYAIK, from the exons atgggttGCGCGGCGTCGAAGCTGGACAACGAGGACACAGTACGGCGGTGCAAGGAGCGGCGCAGCCTAATGAAACAAGCCGTCTACGCTCGCCACCACTTGGCGGCGGCGCACGCCGATTACATCAGGTCCCTCCACCGCACCGGCTCCGCTCTCTTCACCTTCGCCCAGGGCGAACACCTCTCCGTCTCTCACCAAACCCCCGCCGTCCTCCTCCACTCCCCCTCCACTCACATCCCGCCACGTGTCCCTTCCCaatctccacctccacctccgcCACAGCCACAGCAGCCTCAACCACATCCTCGTTTCTCTCCTTCGCCATCTCCCTCTCCTACCATCCAAACCTCCAAGCTCCCTCACATACTCTCCGCCTCATCGACTCCGCGCCGCGTCAAAACGACGGCGAAGGTGGCGAAACGACGGCAGCCGAAGCTGCCTCACATACTGTCGGAATCGAGCTTGGCTTCCTCGACGCCGAGGAGCGAGAGCTTtgggcattttggtaattatGGACCGACGGCGTACCAGGCGAGCTCGACGTATTCGAGTACGCCTTCGCAGTCTCAAGCTTCGTCGGTTTGGAACTGGGAGAATTTCTACCCTCCTTCGCCTCCCGACTCTGAATTCTTCCACCAGCGCGCTCAGTCTCTCGGCGATCCTCTCCGGAGCCACCACTTGGATCTTGActacgacgacgacgacgaagAACACGAAGGTGAAGTGCACGATGGACACGGAACGGAGAAATCGGAGTACGATTTCTTTGAGAAGAAGGTTGAGAACAATCGGAAAATTCCGGAGACGACGACGACGGAGCAGAGGGAGGAGGTGGAGTGTAGCGAGTGGGGCGACCATTACAGCACGACGACGAGTTCGTCTgatgaggaagaggaagaggaggacAACGAAGAAGGAGCGCGTGGGCGCGGTGATGAGGATGATAGGGATTTGAGATCGGAGATCGGAGCGAGGTCGAATTTCGGTTCGTCGGTGAGAGCGGAGTCGGTGAGGTCGGAGTTGCCGCGGAAGTATCCGACGAGATCGGAGAAGTTGGAGGACGCCGCGGCGTCGTCTTCGTCGGCGGGGATGAGCTACACGGCCGGAGATATATCGGACCGGAGGATGGTGGTGAGGCACAAGGACTTGAAGGAGATCGTGGAGGCGATCAAAGAGTACTTCGATAAAGAAGCCGCCGCCGGAGACCAGGTCTCCGAGATGCTCGAGGTCGGCCGAGCTCAGCTCGATCGGAGTTTCAGACAGCTCAAGA AGACTGTGTATCATTCAAATAGTATGTTGAGTAACTTGAGCTCGAGTTGGACTTCAAAACCGCCGCTGGCGGTTAGGTACCGGCTCGACGCCGGTTCGCTAGATGAACCGGGCGGTCCAAAAAGCCTCTGCTGCACTCTGGACCGACTCTTAGCTTGGGAGAAGAAGCTCTACGGAGAAGTCAAG GCTAGAGAAGGTGTGAAGATTGAGTGTGAAAAGAAGTTATCCGCCCTACAGAGTCAGGAATACAAAGGAGAGGATGAAACCAAGTTAGACAAGACCAAGGCTTCAATAAATAAGCTGAAGTCACTAAGGATTGTCACATCCCAGGCTGTCTCTACCACCTCAACTGCTATCATTGGTCTTAGAGACTCTGATCTTGTTCCTCAGCTTGTTGAACTTTGTCATGG GTTTATGTACATGTGGCGATCAATGCACCAGTACCATGAAGTTCAAAATGATATTGTGCAGCAAGTCCGGGGCCTTGTGAATCAGTCAACCAAGGTTGATTCAACTTCTGAGTTACATCGGCAGGCAACTCGTGACCTTGAATCAGCTGTCTCTGCCTGGCACTCCAGTTTCTGCCGCCTTATAAGATTTCAACGGGATTTCATCCGGTCCCTCCATGGGTGGTTCAAGCTCACCCTTCTACCAGTTGACAATGACAACATCAATGCCAACAGGGAAACCTCTGATGTATATGCCTTCTGTGATGAGTGGAAGCTTGCCCTTGAACGTGTTCCAGACACGGTTGCTTCTGAAGCTATCAAGAGCTTTGTCAATGTTGTCCATGTAATAACCGTAAAACAAAGTGAAGAATTCAAGATCAGAAAACGTACCGAAACTGCATCAAAGGAGCTTGAGAAAAAGGCTTCATCTCTTAGAAATATAGAAAAGAAGTTCTACAATTCATACTCTATGGTAGGTATTGGGCTTCCTGATGCCGGGCCTGACAATGGGCAGGCATTGGATGCCCGGGACCCTCTTGCTGAGAAGAAATCTGAGCTCACAGCCTGCCAAAGGCGGGTGGAAGATGAGATGCTGAGGCATTCAAAGGCCGTAGAGGTGACAAGAGCAATGACGCTAAATAATCTTCAGACGGGCTTGCCAGGCGTTTTCGGAGCATTAACCAATTTCTCGGCCTTATTTACAGAGGCTCTCCAGACAGTATGCAACCGTTCCTATGCTATCAAATAG